Proteins from a genomic interval of Kribbella aluminosa:
- a CDS encoding RHS repeat-associated core domain-containing protein — MTDPTQAPACVTRTYGFDANDNRLTKATAPAAADGSCTTTGATTTTRAFDTADRPITGAGGTGNYAYDVLGRATTIPASDAPRPGDGNIALGYYDNGLARTITQAGVTTTYTLDALDRRATESVSSGSGSVDTVRHYTDTSDNPTWVTQGATTQRYAELIGSDLALTVDQTGAADLTVANPHGDVVTTVGLPSAGTPAAGIAGWNNYDESGNATSSTADTGVVDYAWLGGKQRAVSGAGLTLMGVRLYNPATGLFTSTDPVPGGNANAYTYPTDPQNSFDLDGKREWDGGSRFGPSPRPIKQHVKKRRTHHRTHHYRHSRRHHHRHHRHHGYSYYGSVRYHGGRGWGVPYKVTYNLTPATTRAPSLGSSTACSSAARDPG; from the coding sequence GTGACGGATCCGACCCAGGCGCCGGCCTGCGTCACCCGCACCTACGGCTTCGACGCCAACGACAACCGTCTCACCAAAGCCACCGCGCCCGCGGCGGCTGACGGCTCCTGCACCACGACCGGCGCGACCACCACCACCCGGGCCTTCGACACCGCCGACCGCCCGATCACCGGCGCCGGCGGAACCGGCAACTACGCCTACGACGTGCTCGGACGCGCCACGACCATCCCGGCCTCGGACGCACCACGACCCGGTGATGGCAACATCGCCCTGGGGTACTACGACAACGGCCTCGCCCGCACCATCACCCAGGCGGGCGTCACAACCACCTACACGCTCGACGCACTCGACCGCCGCGCCACCGAGTCAGTCAGCAGCGGCTCCGGCTCGGTCGACACCGTCCGGCACTACACCGACACCTCGGACAACCCCACGTGGGTCACCCAAGGCGCCACCACCCAGCGCTACGCCGAACTCATCGGCAGCGACCTCGCCCTGACAGTCGACCAAACCGGGGCCGCCGACCTGACGGTCGCTAACCCCCACGGTGACGTCGTGACGACCGTAGGCCTGCCCTCGGCAGGAACCCCCGCGGCCGGCATAGCTGGCTGGAACAACTACGACGAATCCGGAAATGCCACCAGCTCCACTGCGGACACCGGCGTCGTCGACTATGCCTGGCTCGGCGGAAAGCAACGCGCGGTCAGCGGCGCCGGCCTCACCCTCATGGGCGTCAGGCTTTACAACCCGGCCACCGGGCTGTTCACCTCCACCGACCCGGTCCCCGGCGGCAACGCCAACGCCTACACCTACCCAACCGACCCCCAGAACAGCTTCGACCTCGACGGAAAACGCGAATGGGACGGCGGCTCCCGCTTCGGACCGTCACCACGTCCGATCAAGCAGCACGTCAAGAAGCGGCGCACACACCACAGGACACACCACTACAGGCACTCACGACGGCACCACCACCGCCACCACCGCCACCATGGCTACAGCTACTACGGCAGCGTCCGGTACCACGGCGGGCGAGGGTGGGGCGTCCCATACAAGGTGACGTATAACCTCACCCCTGCGACTACCAGGGCGCCTTCTTTGGGTTCGTCTACGGCTTGCTCATCGGCCGCGCGGGACCCTGGGTGA
- a CDS encoding DUF5677 domain-containing protein codes for MAEGGSAVDRDPLRLADDLIAAFEKLRTRSDGITSRPKVAPLRLVMAYGLAAQAHDVGQDAVRAIRDGRYGAAPPLTRVVFECGVTAQWLVIEPEAATAMAAEAHRQRIALAGTMAKTQRFLRHAESVRVSAGPAPPPQSVSSKNFEKVCAQVDPAGDLYVMYRTLSADAHAGAPIIHRWIGESGDPPVLGWRPTPTDLLLSERTILGSTLALSLLWAAAGFDQMVKGRPLVRTVNTVSAKLGYAGTTGVHQLVLPPRR; via the coding sequence ATGGCTGAGGGCGGGTCCGCGGTGGACAGGGATCCGCTGCGTCTCGCGGACGATCTGATCGCCGCGTTCGAGAAGCTGCGTACCCGATCAGACGGGATCACCAGCCGGCCGAAGGTCGCGCCGCTCCGGCTTGTGATGGCCTACGGGTTGGCCGCCCAGGCTCATGACGTCGGGCAGGACGCAGTCCGAGCCATCCGTGATGGCCGGTACGGTGCGGCACCGCCGCTGACCCGGGTGGTGTTCGAGTGCGGTGTGACGGCGCAGTGGCTGGTGATCGAGCCGGAGGCGGCTACTGCGATGGCAGCAGAAGCACACCGACAGCGCATCGCGCTCGCCGGCACCATGGCGAAGACGCAACGGTTCCTACGTCACGCAGAATCGGTACGAGTTTCGGCCGGGCCCGCGCCGCCACCGCAGTCCGTGTCCTCGAAGAACTTTGAGAAGGTGTGCGCGCAGGTCGACCCGGCCGGGGACCTGTACGTCATGTACCGCACGCTCTCCGCTGACGCTCACGCCGGTGCGCCAATCATCCACCGCTGGATCGGTGAGAGCGGCGATCCACCCGTGCTGGGTTGGCGGCCTACTCCCACGGATCTTCTGCTGTCAGAACGCACCATCCTGGGCAGCACTCTGGCACTGTCCCTGCTGTGGGCAGCTGCAGGATTCGACCAGATGGTCAAAGGCCGGCCACTCGTCCGGACAGTCAACACCGTCAGCGCCAAGCTCGGATACGCCGGCACCACGGGAGTACACCAGCTCGTCCTTCCCCCGCGTCGATAA